Proteins co-encoded in one Synechococcus elongatus PCC 6301 genomic window:
- a CDS encoding succinate dehydrogenase cytochrome b subunit produces MVLKLAAALSGLVLILFVGFHLTTNLLLWRGAEALDRAAIALHNQVWLPAAEAIVLTAIAVHFLTVLILAWRNRQARGPQAYAQWQSKQTSWLRWAANSTVISGSGLAVFLLVHLQGMRWREHDPSQTSSLILQTLQQPAIALLYGLGAAVLALHLSHGLRSMARSLGLFYPQWAIAGQRVAIAIAIGLGIGFISIIALANRTLI; encoded by the coding sequence ATGGTTTTAAAGTTGGCAGCAGCACTGAGTGGTCTTGTGCTGATTTTATTTGTGGGCTTTCATCTCACCACAAATCTGTTGCTATGGCGGGGAGCAGAGGCTCTCGATCGCGCGGCGATCGCACTCCATAATCAGGTCTGGCTCCCCGCTGCTGAAGCGATCGTTCTGACAGCGATCGCGGTTCATTTTCTGACCGTCTTGATCCTGGCTTGGCGTAACCGTCAGGCTCGCGGGCCTCAAGCCTACGCCCAATGGCAAAGCAAGCAAACCAGTTGGTTGCGCTGGGCAGCGAATTCCACCGTCATCAGTGGCAGTGGTTTGGCCGTCTTCCTGCTCGTTCATCTGCAGGGGATGCGTTGGCGCGAGCATGATCCGAGCCAGACATCTAGCCTGATTCTTCAAACACTCCAGCAGCCAGCGATCGCCCTGCTGTATGGACTGGGAGCAGCAGTTTTAGCACTGCATCTCAGCCACGGCCTCCGCAGCATGGCGCGTAGCCTAGGCCTGTTCTATCCCCAATGGGCGATCGCGGGGCAACGAGTAGCAATTGCGATCGCGATCGGTTTAGGAATTGGATTTATTAGCATCATTGCTTTAGCAAATCGCACTTTGATCTGA
- the purB gene encoding adenylosuccinate lyase, with the protein MIERYTLPAMGGLWTDTYKLKTWLQVEIAVCEAQAELGYIPADAVETIKAKANFDPARVLEIEQEVRHDVIAFLTNVNEYVGDAGRYIHLGMTSSDVLDTGLALQMVASVDLLLAETENLIQAIRWQAQQHRETVMIGRSHGIHAEPITFGFKLAGWLAEMLRNRDRLVQVRQSVAVGKISGAVGTYANIEPRVEALTCQKLGLEPDTASTQVVSRDRYAEYVQVLALVAASLERFSVEIRNLQRSDVLGVEEFFAKGQKGSSAMPHKRNPIRSERISGLARVIRGYAVAALENVALWHERDISHSSVERMMLPDCSATLHFMLVEMTELVKTLQVYPENMTRNLNRYGGVVFSQRVLLALVDKGLSREEAYRIVQSNAHSAWNHEGGNFRALIEADPTVQAHLSAAEIEDCFAAQHHLRHLDDVYQRLNI; encoded by the coding sequence TTGATCGAGCGTTATACGCTGCCTGCCATGGGCGGCCTTTGGACTGACACCTACAAACTCAAAACCTGGCTGCAGGTTGAAATTGCCGTTTGCGAGGCTCAGGCAGAGCTCGGCTATATCCCCGCCGATGCCGTGGAAACGATCAAGGCGAAGGCCAATTTCGATCCGGCGCGGGTGCTGGAGATTGAGCAAGAAGTTCGCCACGACGTCATCGCCTTTTTGACCAACGTCAACGAATATGTTGGCGATGCCGGTCGCTACATTCACCTTGGCATGACCAGCTCGGATGTGCTGGACACTGGTCTGGCGCTGCAGATGGTGGCCAGTGTCGATCTGCTCTTGGCTGAAACCGAGAATTTAATTCAGGCGATTCGCTGGCAGGCGCAGCAACACCGCGAAACGGTGATGATTGGCCGCTCCCACGGCATTCATGCTGAGCCGATCACCTTTGGCTTCAAGCTCGCCGGTTGGCTGGCAGAGATGCTGCGCAACCGCGATCGCTTGGTGCAGGTCCGTCAGTCAGTGGCAGTCGGCAAGATTTCCGGTGCGGTCGGTACCTACGCCAACATCGAGCCGCGCGTCGAAGCTCTGACCTGTCAAAAACTAGGTCTGGAGCCGGATACGGCTTCGACCCAAGTGGTCAGCCGCGATCGCTATGCGGAGTATGTCCAGGTCCTTGCCTTAGTCGCCGCTTCTTTAGAGCGCTTCTCCGTCGAGATCCGCAACCTGCAGCGATCGGATGTGCTGGGGGTTGAAGAATTTTTTGCCAAGGGTCAAAAAGGCTCCTCAGCCATGCCCCACAAGCGCAACCCGATTCGCTCCGAGCGAATCAGCGGTCTAGCGCGGGTGATTCGGGGCTATGCCGTGGCAGCGCTGGAAAACGTGGCACTCTGGCACGAGCGGGATATCTCCCACAGCTCCGTGGAGCGGATGATGCTACCCGACTGCTCAGCGACGCTGCACTTCATGCTGGTGGAAATGACCGAGCTGGTGAAAACCCTGCAGGTCTATCCCGAGAACATGACCCGCAACCTCAACCGCTACGGCGGCGTGGTTTTCAGTCAGCGCGTACTGTTGGCCTTGGTTGACAAGGGACTCAGCCGCGAGGAAGCCTACCGAATTGTCCAAAGCAATGCCCACAGCGCTTGGAATCATGAAGGCGGCAACTTCCGCGCCCTGATTGAAGCCGATCCGACTGTTCAGGCTCACCTCAGCGCCGCCGAGATTGAAGACTGCTTTGCTGCTCAACATCATCTGCGTCATTTGGATGATGTCTATCAGCGCCTCAACATCTAA